In one window of Candidatus Paceibacterota bacterium DNA:
- the frr gene encoding ribosome recycling factor, with the protein MAYNFAGFKIGAKGVEDWLVNEHGSIRTGRATPALLDSVLVDSYGSKMPVSNVAAIAVEDPKTLRITPWDASLVKAIETGIASANLGVSTSPDNKSIRVIFPELTVDRRKLLMKLAGEKLEEAKISLRAEREKIWNDIQKQEKEGTVTEDEKFRYKDELQKMVDDTVAKLEQLHERKRKEIEL; encoded by the coding sequence ATGGCTTATAATTTTGCGGGTTTTAAAATAGGGGCAAAGGGGGTAGAAGACTGGCTTGTGAACGAGCACGGCTCTATCCGCACGGGTAGGGCGACGCCGGCGCTCTTGGATAGTGTGCTGGTAGACTCTTATGGCTCCAAAATGCCGGTATCGAACGTGGCGGCTATTGCCGTTGAGGATCCCAAGACTTTACGCATTACACCCTGGGATGCGTCGCTCGTGAAGGCTATCGAGACCGGTATTGCTTCCGCTAATCTCGGCGTCTCAACCAGCCCTGACAACAAGTCTATCAGAGTTATTTTCCCCGAGCTCACGGTAGATCGCCGGAAATTGCTTATGAAGCTGGCGGGGGAGAAACTCGAGGAAGCTAAGATTTCTCTGCGCGCCGAGCGCGAGAAAATCTGGAATGATATTCAAAAGCAAGAAAAAGAAGGCACAGTCACAGAAGATGAAAAGTTCAGATATAAAGACGAACTGCAGAAAATGGTAGACGACACAGTTGCCAAATTGGAACAGCTCCACGAACGCAAACGCAAGGAGATCGAGTTATAA
- a CDS encoding rod shape-determining protein, with product MKNKVLESLLTKFSSDVGMDLGTANTLVFVRGNGIIINEPSVVALNQKTGQVVAIGSDARSMLGRTPQHIVAVRPLVDGVISDFEATEEMIHYFIKKTQAMFPRKIIRPRVVVGVPSGITNVERRAVRDAVKNAGAREVHIVEEPIAAAIGIRMPVYEPIGNMIIDIGGGTSDIAVISLGGIVKAKSLRIAGDKLNQDIVGYVRDEFKMLIGEKTAEEVKIAIGSIHPKSESLETIVRGRDLVTGLPREIMLTNEDITEAIGQSISLLVTAVREVLELTPPEIISDIMHRGILLTGGGSLLRGLTKVFEEDLKIPVYISDDPLTAVARGTGIILDDIEFYRDLLVQDEDDLPPE from the coding sequence ATGAAAAATAAAGTTCTCGAAAGTTTGCTCACAAAATTCTCAAGCGACGTGGGTATGGATCTGGGTACCGCCAACACGCTCGTGTTTGTTCGTGGGAACGGCATCATTATCAATGAGCCGTCAGTAGTTGCCTTGAACCAAAAGACCGGTCAGGTTGTGGCAATAGGCAGTGATGCGCGTTCGATGCTCGGCCGCACGCCCCAGCACATCGTTGCGGTGAGGCCCCTGGTTGACGGTGTCATCTCCGACTTCGAGGCAACAGAGGAGATGATACATTATTTCATAAAAAAGACACAGGCAATGTTTCCGCGTAAGATAATCCGTCCGCGAGTGGTCGTGGGGGTACCGTCCGGTATTACGAATGTCGAACGCCGTGCCGTACGAGATGCTGTTAAGAATGCCGGCGCGCGCGAAGTGCATATAGTAGAAGAACCTATTGCCGCCGCTATCGGTATCCGTATGCCCGTCTACGAGCCGATAGGTAATATGATAATCGATATAGGTGGCGGCACCTCAGACATAGCGGTCATATCGCTCGGCGGCATCGTAAAAGCCAAGAGCTTGCGTATAGCGGGCGACAAACTTAATCAAGATATTGTCGGCTATGTGCGCGATGAGTTCAAAATGCTCATCGGAGAGAAGACCGCCGAGGAGGTCAAGATTGCCATAGGTTCTATCCATCCAAAATCCGAATCGTTAGAAACTATAGTGCGGGGTCGCGACCTCGTCACTGGCCTCCCTCGCGAGATAATGCTGACGAACGAGGATATTACCGAGGCAATCGGGCAATCAATCAGTCTTCTGGTGACGGCCGTACGCGAAGTGTTGGAATTAACTCCGCCAGAAATTATTTCGGACATCATGCATAGAGGCATATTACTCACTGGCGGCGGCTCTCTTCTGCGTGGCTTGACCAAGGTATTCGAGGAGGATTTGAAGATTCCAGTATATATTTCCGATGACCCGCTTACGGCCGTAGCAAGGGGTACCGGAATAATCTTAGACGACATCGAATTTTATAGAGACTTACTTGTCCAAGATGAAGACGACCTACCTCCAGAATAG
- a CDS encoding rod shape-determining protein — translation MKFEFPRFTRKLGIDLGTANTLVFVPGRGIVLNEPSVVAVSEIDNKVLAVGAAAKEMVGKAPDGILVYKPMQDGVIADYRVTEAMLRYYIQKALGKWNFFKPDVMISVPAGITSTERRAVIEAAIKAGARSAYVVKEPILAAIGAGIPIHEPCGYMVVDIGGGTTDVAVISLGSIVASTSVKCAGNKMDVAITEYIKRTFNLAIGDKTAEEIKVKIGSAVPMESELRTIIKGRDFLTGLPRSAEMATNEIVKAIDNELRQMVKAIKDVLQETPPELASDIIDKGIIMTGGSSQLRNLPELVYRKTGVKAQLADEALFCVAKGTGVALEHLDTYKRSIISKR, via the coding sequence ATGAAGTTTGAATTCCCTCGATTTACTCGCAAGCTTGGTATTGATCTGGGTACCGCCAACACGCTCGTCTTCGTACCTGGGCGGGGGATTGTTCTAAACGAGCCTTCAGTTGTGGCTGTTTCGGAGATAGATAATAAAGTCTTGGCCGTCGGCGCGGCGGCCAAAGAGATGGTGGGCAAGGCGCCGGACGGTATACTTGTCTACAAACCGATGCAGGACGGCGTCATCGCCGACTATCGCGTGACCGAGGCGATGTTACGGTATTATATCCAGAAGGCTCTTGGCAAGTGGAACTTTTTTAAGCCCGACGTTATGATATCCGTACCTGCCGGTATTACCTCGACCGAGCGCCGGGCTGTCATCGAGGCAGCCATCAAGGCTGGTGCGCGCAGTGCTTACGTGGTCAAGGAGCCGATACTCGCGGCGATTGGCGCCGGCATCCCGATTCATGAGCCATGCGGGTACATGGTCGTCGACATCGGCGGCGGTACGACAGACGTAGCGGTGATATCCCTTGGCAGTATCGTGGCCTCTACATCCGTCAAGTGTGCCGGTAATAAAATGGATGTCGCTATTACGGAATATATCAAACGCACGTTTAATCTGGCGATAGGCGACAAGACCGCAGAAGAAATTAAGGTGAAGATCGGTTCTGCAGTACCGATGGAGAGCGAATTGCGCACTATTATTAAGGGTCGAGATTTCTTGACCGGTCTCCCGCGCAGTGCCGAGATGGCGACGAATGAGATTGTGAAGGCGATTGACAACGAGCTTCGTCAGATGGTCAAGGCGATTAAAGATGTTTTGCAAGAGACACCGCCGGAGCTCGCCTCTGATATTATTGATAAAGGCATAATCATGACCGGCGGGAGCTCCCAGCTTCGCAATCTGCCGGAATTGGTCTATCGCAAGACGGGGGTCAAAGCTCAGCTTGCCGACGAAGCACTCTTTTGTGTGGCTAAAGGCACTGGTGTCGCCCTCGAGCATCTTGATACATATAAACGCAGTATTATAAGCAAGCGATAA
- a CDS encoding penicillin-binding transpeptidase domain-containing protein, translating into MKRKSRNTGEIYPDEIFLDARNMPTFNTQQFEGRIEKPISQKSLYTLAAFFLLAIIFIGGKLFTLQINQGQAFYKRSLVNTLRFFPVFPERSSIKDKNGTLLAWNNGSERNYMEGGGFSHLLGYLGQNDATTSDSFIPMATTTVGIDGVEKIFNTRLAGTPGIKITETDALGHTLSESVQQDPISGQPLVLSIDAKVQQKLYEIIKAVSTDRGFAGGAGIIMNVETGELVAITSYPEFSSLVFSAGNDRVAINQSLRDPAKPFLDRAVSGLYAPGSIIKPFMAIGALTEGIISPDKKILSTGQLVIPNPYDPEKPTIFKDWEAHGWINMRQGIEQSSDEYFYQIGGGYKDQRGLGITNIEKYARMFGFGEPTKIEFADEKMGNIPSPEWKAKTFPKDAAWRVGNTYHTVIGQYGFLVTPIQAVRAVAALATNGKLVRPTILQTETPEIQRTIDLPQANFNVVKEGMRMSAVTGTGKGLNLDYLKVATKTGTAELGVSKSKVNSWVVGFFPYEHPKYAFTIVMEAGPVHNTIGGVYVMRQLFDWMFWHAPEYIKS; encoded by the coding sequence ATGAAAAGAAAATCACGAAACACTGGTGAAATATATCCGGACGAAATTTTCCTGGATGCCCGGAATATGCCGACCTTCAACACTCAACAATTTGAAGGCCGCATAGAAAAGCCGATTTCCCAGAAGTCGTTGTACACCCTGGCGGCATTTTTTTTATTAGCGATAATTTTTATCGGAGGCAAACTCTTCACTTTGCAAATTAATCAAGGCCAGGCTTTTTATAAACGGAGTCTCGTTAATACACTGCGATTTTTCCCAGTTTTTCCCGAACGTTCGTCTATAAAAGATAAGAATGGGACGCTTCTTGCTTGGAACAACGGTTCGGAGCGCAATTATATGGAGGGCGGTGGATTCAGTCATTTGCTCGGCTATCTCGGGCAGAACGATGCTACCACAAGCGATTCATTTATTCCTATGGCGACAACAACTGTCGGCATTGACGGTGTTGAGAAGATTTTTAATACTCGGCTGGCCGGTACGCCAGGTATTAAGATAACCGAGACAGATGCCCTTGGGCACACGCTGTCGGAAAGCGTTCAGCAAGATCCAATTTCCGGACAACCGCTCGTTCTCTCTATTGATGCAAAAGTTCAACAGAAGCTGTACGAAATTATAAAAGCCGTTTCTACAGACAGGGGATTTGCCGGTGGAGCGGGAATAATTATGAACGTTGAGACGGGGGAACTCGTGGCTATTACAAGTTATCCGGAATTCAGTTCACTAGTTTTTTCTGCAGGCAATGACAGGGTTGCCATAAATCAATCGTTGCGTGATCCGGCTAAACCATTCCTCGACAGAGCGGTGTCTGGATTGTATGCGCCCGGCTCTATTATTAAGCCATTCATGGCAATAGGCGCGCTTACTGAGGGGATAATTTCACCTGATAAAAAGATTTTAAGCACAGGCCAACTTGTAATCCCGAACCCCTACGACCCTGAGAAGCCTACTATTTTTAAAGACTGGGAAGCACACGGCTGGATAAATATGAGGCAGGGGATAGAGCAGTCGTCAGACGAATATTTTTATCAGATAGGGGGCGGATATAAGGATCAAAGGGGGCTCGGTATTACGAATATAGAGAAATATGCGCGCATGTTTGGTTTCGGCGAACCGACGAAGATCGAATTCGCGGACGAGAAGATGGGCAATATTCCTTCACCGGAGTGGAAGGCCAAGACATTCCCGAAGGACGCCGCTTGGCGCGTAGGAAATACGTACCATACTGTCATCGGTCAATATGGATTTCTTGTGACGCCTATTCAGGCCGTGCGGGCTGTCGCGGCGCTTGCTACGAATGGCAAACTGGTTCGGCCGACAATATTACAGACAGAGACACCGGAAATCCAACGCACTATAGATCTTCCGCAAGCGAACTTTAATGTTGTAAAGGAAGGGATGCGCATGTCCGCAGTAACCGGCACAGGTAAAGGGCTTAATCTTGATTATTTAAAGGTTGCAACCAAAACGGGCACGGCCGAGCTCGGCGTCTCTAAATCTAAGGTAAACTCATGGGTTGTCGGGTTCTTCCCGTATGAACATCCTAAATATGCATTTACGATAGTTATGGAGGCCGGTCCCGTTCATAATACCATTGGCGGTGTTTACGTGATGCGCCAACTTTTCGACTGGATGTTCTGGCACGCCCCGGAATACATCAAAAGTTGA
- a CDS encoding site-2 protease family protein produces MFTAILFIIVLVTLIISHEFGHFIAAKLFGVQVDEFGLGFPPKIFGKQYGETFYSLNWLPLGGFVRILGEEGENSEVGPPTTFGGPTSEFSTRSFSTQQTYKKIIILAAGVIGNILLALLLLFVSLQTGLLLPVEGTINPEYLRNRQIIIDYVANDSPASRAGLSSGDTVLGSVDISDLVAKSVGKPIILNIKHAGKSAPELVTVTPQSEDGKTYKIGIAFAIMGEAYLPPMSAIRESGLMTVRLAQETITGLYYFATGIFAKESTVGQVSGPVGIFKMVGMASGIGFSYILAFMALLSINLAVLNILPIPALDGGRILFIIIEKIKGSPIKPEFTQKVHSAGFAILIILMAIVTVHDIVKLF; encoded by the coding sequence ATGTTTACAGCCATACTCTTCATTATCGTCCTCGTGACGCTTATTATTTCTCATGAGTTCGGCCACTTCATTGCCGCGAAGCTCTTCGGTGTGCAAGTCGATGAGTTTGGGCTCGGCTTCCCGCCAAAAATTTTCGGCAAACAATACGGCGAAACATTTTATTCGCTGAATTGGTTGCCTCTCGGCGGATTCGTCAGAATATTGGGAGAAGAAGGTGAAAATTCGGAGGTCGGACCTCCGACGACTTTCGGAGGTCCGACCTCCGAATTTTCAACACGCAGCTTCAGCACCCAGCAGACATACAAAAAAATAATCATTCTCGCGGCTGGCGTAATCGGGAATATATTGCTCGCGTTGCTTTTGTTATTCGTAAGCCTCCAGACAGGCCTTCTCTTACCCGTAGAAGGTACGATAAATCCGGAATATTTGCGCAATAGACAGATAATAATAGACTATGTAGCAAATGATTCGCCGGCATCGCGTGCCGGATTGTCGAGCGGAGATACGGTACTCGGGTCTGTTGATATTTCCGATTTGGTGGCGAAAAGCGTCGGCAAGCCGATAATTCTCAATATCAAACACGCAGGTAAATCCGCGCCGGAACTCGTAACTGTTACCCCGCAATCCGAAGACGGCAAGACATATAAAATAGGTATCGCTTTTGCCATTATGGGTGAGGCGTATCTGCCTCCAATGTCGGCGATAAGAGAGAGCGGTCTCATGACAGTTCGCTTGGCGCAAGAAACAATAACAGGTTTGTACTATTTCGCCACAGGAATATTCGCAAAAGAATCAACGGTCGGACAGGTCAGTGGGCCGGTTGGGATATTCAAGATGGTCGGCATGGCCTCGGGCATTGGCTTCTCTTATATACTGGCATTCATGGCGTTGCTCTCCATTAATCTGGCAGTTCTTAATATTCTACCTATTCCGGCCTTGGACGGTGGCCGAATACTATTCATTATAATAGAGAAAATTAAAGGTTCGCCGATAAAACCGGAATTCACTCAAAAGGTCCATTCCGCAGGCTTCGCAATCCTCATAATACTGATGGCAATCGTAACCGTACACGACATTGTAAAGCTATTCTAA
- a CDS encoding Bro-N domain-containing protein, producing MKKDIKVKQSAVFEEKEVRRTWHNEQWYFSIIDIVGILSESQNPRRYWSDLKIKLISEGYSELYEKIVQLKLPSADGKLYETDSTNLQGMFRIIQSIPSPKAEPFKLWLAKVGQERIEEIQDPERAIVRAKQIYDRKGYSEDWVAKRMRGINIRNTLTDEWKDRGAREGIDFAILTNEIYQGAFEMTAKEIKEFKSLNSPDNPRDHMNELELILTMLGEATTTQISRNKDSRELPALQKDAKEGGSVAGVARRAVEAKTGQKVSTRSNYLDLKNKRDNKFFDKKS from the coding sequence ATGAAAAAAGACATAAAAGTAAAACAATCAGCTGTTTTCGAAGAGAAGGAAGTTCGCAGAACATGGCATAATGAGCAGTGGTATTTCTCTATAATTGATATCGTAGGCATTCTTTCAGAGAGCCAAAACCCGAGGCGATATTGGAGCGATCTTAAAATTAAGCTTATTTCAGAAGGATATTCCGAGTTGTACGAAAAAATCGTACAACTGAAATTACCATCAGCAGACGGTAAGTTATATGAGACAGACAGCACAAATCTTCAGGGTATGTTTAGAATAATCCAATCCATACCGTCCCCAAAAGCCGAGCCTTTCAAGCTCTGGCTTGCAAAGGTCGGTCAGGAGCGCATAGAGGAAATCCAAGACCCGGAACGGGCAATAGTTAGAGCAAAACAGATATACGACAGGAAAGGCTATTCAGAAGATTGGGTCGCCAAACGAATGCGTGGTATTAATATCCGGAATACGCTAACAGATGAGTGGAAAGATCGTGGTGCAAGGGAGGGGATTGACTTTGCGATATTGACTAACGAGATATATCAGGGCGCATTCGAAATGACAGCAAAAGAAATTAAAGAGTTTAAGAGCTTGAACAGTCCAGACAATCCACGCGACCACATGAACGAGCTCGAGCTTATTTTAACGATGCTTGGTGAAGCAACAACAACTCAAATTTCTCGCAACAAAGATTCTCGCGAACTGCCAGCCCTACAAAAAGATGCAAAAGAAGGTGGTTCGGTTGCGGGTGTCGCTCGTCGAGCTGTCGAAGCCAAGACTGGACAAAAGGTCTCAACAAGATCAAATTACCTTGACCTTAAGAATAAAAGAGATAACAAATTTTTTGACAAAAAGTCTTAA
- the mreC gene encoding rod shape-determining protein MreC, with product MKTTYLQNRNQPHWYKSWTFTLVAFALALIFSPARTYASQFVIFLVSPFTYAGQFIVRSVDSLSVGLKSKENLMTENEALRTDIELSRERLSYLSVLTSENNELKNLLSRRKDTVFSSTTPWTLCAPTANSIGALVLLSPERSYYASMLIDVGSTDGISRGDKVYSFGDIVLGSVSDVYTSSSRVILYSAAKVTTSVFLGEEHVSVNIQGDGDGTFIASLPKNIKINVLDEATLPTEKPTLVARVEQVKKTEDAPFETIYLKSPVNLHTLKWVYVDRKDSNNIKRTCIPATR from the coding sequence ATGAAGACGACCTACCTCCAGAATAGAAATCAGCCGCATTGGTATAAGTCATGGACGTTTACGCTCGTTGCGTTCGCCCTCGCCCTTATTTTTTCCCCGGCTCGAACCTATGCTTCGCAGTTTGTAATTTTTTTAGTAAGCCCGTTCACTTATGCGGGGCAATTTATTGTCCGCTCTGTCGACTCGCTTTCTGTCGGCCTAAAAAGCAAAGAAAATCTCATGACAGAAAATGAGGCGCTAAGAACAGATATAGAACTTTCTCGCGAGAGACTATCGTATCTTTCGGTTCTGACAAGTGAGAATAATGAGCTCAAGAATTTATTATCAAGAAGAAAGGATACGGTTTTTTCTTCAACCACGCCCTGGACTCTGTGTGCCCCGACTGCAAATTCAATCGGGGCGCTTGTTCTGCTTTCGCCGGAGCGTTCATATTATGCGTCTATGCTGATTGATGTCGGCAGTACTGACGGCATTTCTCGTGGCGACAAGGTGTATTCATTCGGAGACATAGTGCTCGGCTCTGTCTCGGATGTATACACATCATCCTCTAGAGTAATACTCTATTCGGCGGCCAAGGTGACAACCTCAGTATTTCTGGGGGAGGAGCATGTTTCTGTGAATATCCAAGGCGACGGCGATGGCACGTTCATTGCCAGTTTACCGAAGAATATAAAAATAAACGTGCTTGATGAGGCCACTTTGCCTACAGAAAAGCCCACGCTTGTCGCAAGGGTTGAGCAGGTCAAGAAGACCGAGGACGCTCCGTTTGAAACGATATATCTTAAGAGTCCCGTAAATCTGCATACCCTTAAATGGGTTTATGTTGATCGAAAGGACTCGAATAATATAAAACGCACATGTATTCCCGCTACGCGTTAG
- a CDS encoding transposase gives MRIIEFCANEYYHVFNRGNNKQVIFRDDSDRFRFLFALLFFQAPISYDQIGRYIVFLKRHRTDISQNDSLKDLAEHVLGKRSIELINFCLMPNHFHLAVKPMKDNAVSLYLHKVLTSYTKYWNKKYKATGHLFEGSFKAVRVADNDQFLYLSTYIHRNPAELSTWIGREHEYPWSSLQDYLGVNRWGKLLATENILEQFDSIEEYRAYVNDSTAKTGDDDIEFVQS, from the coding sequence ATGCGAATTATTGAATTTTGTGCGAATGAATATTACCACGTCTTTAACAGAGGCAATAATAAACAAGTAATCTTTCGCGATGATAGCGACCGTTTCCGATTCCTGTTCGCACTGCTTTTTTTTCAGGCTCCAATCAGCTATGACCAGATTGGCAGATATATAGTGTTTTTAAAAAGGCACAGGACGGACATTAGCCAGAATGATTCATTAAAGGATTTAGCGGAGCACGTACTGGGCAAACGCTCTATAGAATTAATCAATTTTTGTCTTATGCCAAACCATTTCCACCTTGCCGTTAAGCCAATGAAGGATAATGCAGTGTCGCTATATTTACATAAAGTATTAACTTCGTATACAAAATATTGGAATAAAAAATATAAGGCGACGGGACACCTGTTCGAAGGATCATTCAAAGCTGTCCGTGTTGCTGATAATGACCAGTTTTTATATCTATCGACCTATATACACAGAAACCCCGCTGAATTATCGACGTGGATTGGTCGCGAGCATGAATATCCGTGGTCGAGTCTGCAAGACTACCTTGGTGTTAATCGTTGGGGAAAACTGCTTGCGACCGAAAATATTTTAGAGCAATTTGACTCGATTGAGGAATATCGGGCTTATGTTAACGATAGCACAGCAAAAACCGGCGATGACGACATCGAGTTTGTCCAAAGCTAA
- a CDS encoding aminoacyl--tRNA ligase-related protein: MRQSQLFTKTSKTAPKDEVSKNATLLIRAGFIDKLHAGVYTFLPLGLRVMNRIEQIIREEMDKADGQEIYMPALHPKENWETTGRWSGPDPLFKLKDASDREFVLGATHEEVVVPLLKRFISSYKDLPQSVYQFQNKFRAELRAKSGLLRGKEFIMKDMYSFHADEADLAKYYEKMKGVYAKVYERLGLGKDTYITFASGGSFSKYSHEFQTVLETGEDTISICEKCHVAINKEIIAEQSVCPSCGSKDLIVKSAVEVGNIFELKTKYTTPFELTYRTSEGKDELVVMGCYGIGLSRLMGVIVEYFADEKGLVWPEAVSPFIIHLVSLGDVSSDADKLYERLTAKGIEVLYDDRDKPAGEKFADSDLIGIQHRVIISAKTVASGKLEYKARKDTDAIGLTEDELMAKLIGYEK, translated from the coding sequence ATGCGACAATCACAACTCTTCACTAAAACAAGCAAAACGGCACCAAAGGATGAGGTGTCTAAGAACGCGACCCTGCTTATCCGTGCCGGTTTTATTGATAAATTACACGCCGGTGTATACACATTCTTACCGCTTGGTTTGCGAGTAATGAATAGGATAGAGCAGATAATTCGCGAGGAGATGGATAAGGCCGACGGGCAAGAAATCTATATGCCGGCCCTTCATCCTAAAGAGAACTGGGAAACAACCGGCCGTTGGTCCGGTCCCGATCCATTGTTTAAGCTTAAAGACGCGTCAGACAGAGAATTTGTATTGGGCGCCACCCATGAAGAGGTTGTTGTCCCACTCTTGAAGAGATTTATATCTTCTTATAAAGACCTGCCTCAATCCGTGTATCAATTCCAGAACAAATTCCGTGCCGAGTTGCGCGCGAAGTCAGGGCTCTTGCGCGGTAAAGAGTTCATTATGAAGGACATGTACTCCTTCCATGCCGACGAGGCCGATTTGGCTAAATATTATGAAAAGATGAAGGGTGTTTATGCCAAGGTTTATGAAAGATTAGGACTCGGCAAAGATACTTATATAACCTTTGCCTCCGGCGGATCGTTCTCTAAATATTCTCACGAGTTCCAAACGGTGCTCGAGACCGGTGAGGATACTATCTCTATTTGTGAGAAGTGCCATGTTGCGATAAATAAAGAAATAATCGCGGAACAGAGTGTTTGCCCATCATGCGGTTCGAAAGATCTTATAGTAAAGTCGGCAGTAGAGGTTGGCAATATCTTCGAATTGAAGACGAAATATACGACACCGTTTGAATTAACCTACAGAACAAGTGAAGGTAAAGATGAGTTGGTCGTCATGGGTTGTTATGGTATCGGCCTCTCGCGACTTATGGGTGTCATTGTAGAATACTTCGCGGATGAGAAAGGGCTTGTCTGGCCGGAGGCTGTGTCGCCTTTTATAATACACTTAGTATCTCTTGGCGATGTCAGTTCCGATGCTGATAAGTTATATGAAAGATTGACTGCGAAGGGAATAGAGGTCTTGTATGACGATAGAGATAAACCAGCCGGAGAGAAGTTTGCCGACAGCGACTTGATAGGTATCCAGCATAGGGTGATTATAAGTGCGAAGACTGTGGCTTCTGGCAAGCTGGAATATAAAGCGCGTAAGGATACAGACGCAATCGGACTGACCGAGGATGAACTGATGGCCAAGCTAATCGGATATGAAAAATAA